The genomic window TAACCATATTAATTATTTTACTATGTTTTACATGGTTGATTACTATGTGTAATTAGGAGCACTCATATAATAAAGGAAAAATGGCAGCGGGTTGTTGGATGCAGCTAGTAACCAAATTAAATCAGTTACTATATTTTCCAAGTTTGATTATCATGTAGGCTAGGAGGATGAATATAATGTGAACTATTGCGTGTGTTCAGTAACAGAACTAATTATTTTACTATGTTTTACATAGTCGATTACTATGTGTAGTTAGGAGCGTACATATAATAAATGAAAATGGCGGCGAGCCCATGAACTATTGTACGCATGTAGACATGTAGTAACCAAATTAAATCGGTCACTATATGTTCCAAGGTTGATTACCATCTATAGTAAAGTAGATTCATACATCATATAATAAAGAAGTTGGCGAGGGCTACACCGTTGCATACATCCAGTAACTAGATTGAATCCATTACTATATTTTCCAAAGTTTTTTTTGAACGGACCAGCTGATGGCTCGCATATATTGATTCAATAGCAGGGAGCAGGCGGAAAAAACACAAGGTGGAGTTCGATCTTGCGATCAAGAattaaaaaaaaggcaaaaaaaggccGAAAAAACACACTAGCCATTGCTATATCGCAGCAAGGTGTTTTCTCATGGAGGATCCCAGAAAGGGTGCTCCAGATGTGTTGCCCCTGCTTGGCGCCACAATTCCACAATCCTTGTGATGTTTGCCAAAGCTTCGGTCGTGCTTGCACTCTTTTGCCTGAAAGTGCATTCGTTTCTCTGATGCCAGATGTCCCCTAGGATCAGAACGATCATTGTCTTAACTCCTTTTTTGTGTTCAGCTCTCGCTCCGTTCACCATCTTAGTGATGATGTCCACTGCTTTGTTCTTCTGCTGCCAGTTAGATGGGTGTAGGGAGCTACATCCCTGCCTTTGTGCAGTTCTCTCCCAGATTGTTGAAGTGAATGGGCAGTGCCAGAACAGATGTTGCGAGGTCTCGAGATTTCTGAGACATAGTTGGCAAAAGTACTCGTTCATCCAGCCTCGTCTTTGGAGACGGTCATTGCACCACAGCCTGTTCTTGAGCAGCAGCCAGACTGTGAATTTTAGCCTTGCTGGTGCCCAGACTTTCCAGAGCATTGTTCTGAGGCTTGTCCGGAGCATCCCTTGGAACTGGCAGTTGTATGCCGAGCTGGTAGAGAAGAAACCTGAGGCCGTGTGTTTCCATTTGATTGTGTCTTGCTGTTGATCACTGAGGCTTATGTTCTTGGAGATGATCCACCTGTTTAGCCTTATCACCTCCGGCCATAGCTGCTGTGTTTGGCCATGGGCTAGGTCTGCAACCCAGGTGCCATCGTGGAGTGCTTCATGAACCGTTCTGTTCTTCCTCTTTGAGTGCTTGTACAACTCAGGgaactccgttttgagtgtgcctgCATCAGTCCAGGAACTGTCCCAGAAACTGGCCTTTTTTCCATCCCCAAGCGACACTATGGTTGAGGCGTTGAACAGCTCTCTGTCTCCTTGATCACAGGGCAGCTGCATGCCCACCTAGGGCCTGTCTGGTTTGAGCCAGGAGAGCCAGAGCCACCGGAGCCTTAGTGTGCGGCTGAAACGTTGCAGGTTGGAGATGCCAAGGCCACCGTTGTCAATCGGAGTACAAACCTCTGGCCAACTTACTTTGCATTTGCCGCCACTGATCTTCTCGTCTTGAGCCCAGAGGAAACACCGTCTGATCTTGTCTATCTCAGCGAGTAGCTTCTTTGGCACCTTCAGCACTATGAGTGCAAAGGTGGGGAGTGCTGACAGCACACTTCTGACGAGTACTCTCCGTCCGGCGATGGTTAGCAGTCGCCCTTTCCAGCCTGCCAGACGAGCTCTGGTCCGGTCGAGGATGAATTGTAGGTGTACTATGCGAAGCCTGGAGAGTGTCACTGGGAGCCCAAGGTATCGAAAAGGGAACTGAGTTTGTTGTCCACCAAAATTCTGAAGCACCTGCTGCAGGTTAATTTGGCATCTGATTGTAGCCACCGAAGATTTTTGCAGGTTTACTTTCAACCCTGACGCAAGTCCGAAATCGTGGATGATGCTCATCAGTGTATCTATCTCCTCTTTCACTGGGTTGGCAAAAATGATGGCGTCGTCTGCATATAAACTTAAACGCAAAGCAAGGTCTCTTCCTGGGATCGGGTCGAGCTGGCCAAGCTCAGTGGCACGCTGGAGAAGCCTGTGGAGCGGATCTATGGCGATGATGAAGAGTAGCGGGGACAGTGGGTCGTCCTGTCGAAGATCCCGTCGTAGCCAAATTTTGTTTCCCGCTGCACCATTTAGCAAAAATGAAGAGGTCGAGGTCTTCAGGAGCATGGCTATCCAGTCGCGCCATCGAGCTGGGAAGCCGAGGGCCTGTAGGAGTTGCAGTAGATATTCCCACGAAACATTGTCGAAGGCCTTTGCTATGTCTAGTTTGAGCAGGAGCGCCGGCGTTCTTCTGTGGTGCAGGCTTCTAACTGCATTTTGGACGTAGAGGTAGCTGTCGTGTGTGCTCTTCTTAGCTAGGAAGGCAGATTGTGCCGACGAGATGATGGTGTCGATGACTTTTGACAGCCGCAAGGAAAGGACTTTGGTAAACAACTTTGCTATAGAGTGAACTAAGCTAATTGGCCTGAAATCAGAGACTGAGTCAGCGCCGTCTTTCTTCGGGATCAACACCACCATAGCAGAGTTTAGGGCgtcgaggccatcgccggcgatgGAGTAGAATTGGTGGAAAGCTCCCATGATGTCGTGTTTGATTGTTGGCCAGCAGCTACGGAAGAAAGTGCCAATTAATCCATCCGGGCCCGGCGCCTTTTCCGCCGGAGAGGCCTTGATCGCCTCCCACACTTCTTCCTCAGAGAAGGGGTTGTCGAGGCCTCCACCTTGAACAGAGGGCAGCTGTAGTTGGCTCCAGTTGATGGCCCGACTGCAGGCCCCCTTGGAGCCGAGGATGGAGTTGAAATCCTTGAAGATGACTGTCTCCTTATCTTCATGCGATGTGACAATGCTGTTGCCGGTCCTCAGGCTGTGTATGAAGTTTTTTCTGCGTCGCACTCGAATCTTTGCATGGAAGAACTTGGTTCCCGCGTCTCCTAGTTTGATCCAGGTCAGCCTGGAAGCTTGGCGCTTGTGCGCGCGCTCGATCGCCACGAGGCCGAGCAGCCGTTGCTTGAGGAGCCGTCGGAGATTAAATTCTGGTGTGGAGAGGTTGCGGGATTCTTGGGCTATGTCTAAACGTAGGATGATCTCACTAGCTATGTGGAATTGGAGCTTGGCGTCACTAAAGAAGGAGGAGCTCCATACTTTCAAGTCCTTGGCCGTGCGCTCCATCTTGGTTGCGAGCTGCTTGAAAGCGCAGGTGGTTTGGACTGGCCGGCTCCAAGCGTGGGCTACCGTCTCCTAGAAGCGCGGGAAGAGCGACCGGAAACTCTCGAATTTGAATTTTgcacggcggcgcggggcggcagcgTCGGCCAGGAGAAGCGGGCAGTGATCTGACAGTGCTGTAGATGCTGCCATCAGCACACTTGAGGGGAAGAGATCATCCCAACTACTAGTGCAGAAAAACTTGTCAATGCTAACGAGGGTCGGGTTCTCGCGCTCGTTGCTCCAGGTGTATCGGCGGTTCTTGCATTTGATTTCCTTTAGGCCGGCGTTGTCAATGGCCCGTCTGAAGATGCCCATGAGCCTGCGGTTGAGGTGGTGGTTGTTTTTGTCTCTcgcctcgtagatgaggttaaaaTCGACGTTGATGAGCCATGGATCACCAGGAGGGGGTGCCGTTCTAGCTAATTCGTTGAGGAAGGCAGATTTTCTATTGTCTTCGGTTGGTCCATAAACAGCCGTTAGCCAGAAGCTCGAGGATTGCTGGAGTAGCGTCGCCTGCGCAGTGATCGCGAATTCGCCTACAGCATGGGAGGCAATGGTGGCCAGGTCACTGTTCCAGAAGATGGCTGCTCCGCCGCGGGAGCCGATTGTAGGGAGAACAATGCATTCGGGCAGAGTCGCACCCCCAATTTCTCTGACGATGGCTGAGGTCCAGACGCCGATCTTGGTTTCTTGCAGGCACATGATCGCTACTTTACTGGCGGTGACTACCTCGCAGACTGCCACCCGTTTTGCCGGCTGGTTTAGGCCGCGGACATTCCACGACATGATCGGGCAAAGGCTTTCACTCATCTGGAAACGAGTTTGCTCCGGCAGTTGACAGAAAACTAAATGGCCTTAGGCCCAGTACAGACACAACCATCCTAGCGGGGGCTCGCCGGCGTCCACCAATAGCCCCCAAACTACACCGGCGAGGAACGGTCCGCACTAATGAAGCAGAACAAGGGGAAACAAACACCAACCGGCTACACGCCGGTCGCCACCGGAGACTAGTTGCTAGAAGAGCTAACATATCTAAACTGAGGCCACATTGGCGGCTCCATCAGGTCCCGCAAGACCTGCAGCGATGAGGGGAGAATCCTTGTCGAGACGCGTCAGCTTGGCGATGACGGCAATGTCGTTGTCGGTGAGGGGCTCATCGAAACGGCGGATGAGCGCATCGGCCACCTCCTTGGTCATCTTGTCCTTTGGCCCGAGTAGCCCAAGCTCCTTTACGATGCGAAGGGAGGCGCGCTGGGAGACCGGCGTCTTGCAGTTGCTCGCAGCCTGACGAGCTCTCTGTCTGGTGGGCACTGAAGGCGCGCGCGCCTTGGGTGGAGCAGAGGGGCGGCGTGGGGGGGCGTTGGCGATGATCGGTGCTGGGGCGTCGACGAACAGGCGGCGGGTGATCTGGGGGTGGTTGTCTTTGTTGTCGTTGGCGATCTCGAGCTGGCAGACGTGGTAGGTGACCGCGCCAAGCTGCATCTCCAGCGTGCAGGCTTGCGTGGGGGCGCATCTGTTGAACTGGCCCGATGCttgggagggggaggcgagcgtgGGGCCGAAGGCGACGAGCTGAGCCTCAGTCGCGGCTCCCCCCGTGTGCATGTTGTTGTCGAAGTCCAGGGGGGCCGCGACCACGGCGTCCGCCGCGGCTTGGACGTCCGCCGCCGCGTTGTCGACGATCATCGAGGCGAGGATGGGTCGCTTGGCTTCTCTGAAGAAGTCTTCAACTGGATCTTTTCCTTTGTCGCTGCAGATGTCGTTCTGCGTCGGTTCCGAGCCTGCCGCCGCCCGCGGAGAGCGTGGGGAAGGGTGGCAGCGCTGGCTCCGCTTGGCATTGCTCGCAGACGGCCTCTTGTCACCCGCGCGTCGACCGTGGGCAGCCATGTGGTGGCGCCTAGGTGCCGGGGAGCAGCTACGGTGGCGGCGCACGGGCACCGGCGCCTGCGGCTGCTGCGACGGTGTGCGCCCGTGACGCAGCAGCGCGTCTTTCCAGGAGCGGCGCCCCCCACCATCGGCGCCACCCACGTCGTCGTCGTGGTTGCGCCTGTTGCGCGGCGCGCCCCGACAGCCCAGGTCGGCCACCGGTGCGCGGCCCAGGCGCTGGATGCGCTCACTCCGTTGGCCGTCTTCGACCTCCATGGTCCAGGTGGCGGGAATCACCATGAAGCGGGGCCTGTCGTCAGGGTCGGAGTCGGACGACGGTAGCCCACTCTAGGCAGAGTGGGACGAGCGCGGCGAAGGGGCCGACCAATCTTCCACCCGGTCGACGTGGATGAGCATGGTGTAGTCTGCAGCGGTGGGCGGAGGGGCGACACGCCGGTCCGGCGATGAGTAGCCCTGCATCTCCTCGACGCGCCCCGCGCCGCGCGGCAGGACGCCGAGCGTGTGCTTGGTGGGGATGTGGGCGACGTCGCTGGTCCAGACCCAGCAGGCGAATGTCTTCGTGTGCTCGCGCTCCTGCGTCCTGCTGTCGAGGCGATCAACCCGCACCTTCTTCCCAAGGATCTCCTCGATTCCTTCGAGCGACCAGTATTGCATGGGCACCTTCTCGACGACCACTCGCACATGAAGCTGTAGTGTGTCGAAGGAGGCGTGGTCATGCTCGTGCCACGGCGCGATGTTGAAGGCGGCGCCGTCGACCCTGATGGAGCCGCGACGGACGACGTTGACGTGGTGCGCTGGCTGGGTGAAGATGACGAGGTAGTGCTCCGGGTGGTGGGCCGTGACGCGGAGCTGGTTCACCGGGACGGCCAGCTGCGCCTCCAGCGCGCGGCCGACCGCCATGGGGGATGTGGCCTTGACGCCGTCAGCAGCATACATGGTCACCGCGTGGTTGTGCAGGAAGAAGATGGCCTACCCCATTGCCGGGGTGGACATAGTCAGCGAGTGGCTCTCTCTGGAGCGGCGCGAAGGGTCGATGTGGTGCAGCATGGCGGGGGTGGTGGTGGCCATGGTGGATGCGGCAGGAGGCGGGAAGCAGAGGCGCGAGTGGATTGGAactggcggggcggcgggggctggccTGCTACTGGCACCTCTGGTTTGCTGGTTGCGGGGGCAGTTCTTCTCAATGTGCCTCGGCTGCTCGCAGATGATGCAGTGGATGGGGTCGcgacagtcagtgcggcggtgctTCTTGCTGAGGCAGCGGAAGCAGCGGCCGCGGAAGCGGCTTAAGAAAGCCCCGCGGGCGGCGTCCGCATTGAAGCCTCTGCGGCGGTCCGGCCGCGGCTCTCCAGGGCGCGCCCTGGAGCCCGACGGATCTGAGGCCGCACACTTGCTCTTCTGATGGCTGACCACCGTCCAGCCACAGTCCATACCCGAATCGGCAACCTGGGCAGCTGGGGGGGACAGGGCGACGATGATGGAATTAAGGCGCTGGGTAGGGGGGGCAGTAGCTCGGCGGGGCTTGATGGCGTCGCGTCCATCCGCAGCGAGATGTGCTGCGGGATTTGCGACGGGGCGGCTGGATCTGCCGGGGCGACGAGCTGCGAGTCCGGCACCTCCGATGGACTGGGGGGAAAATAGGTGTCTCCCCCGGCTGGATCCGGTCCGGAGCCTGATCTAGCAGCTGGCGGAGGCGAGGTGGCTGCCataaaggccggtgggtggccgccgcggccggagcgGCCAGCGGCGCGGGGAAGGGGagagagagctagctagctaggagGAGCCCTGTAAGTGCATCTGATTCTTCAcatattttccaaagttgattaCCATGTGTATCTACAATGACGCATGTAATAAAGCAAACGGGCCACGGGGCGGTAAAAGTTGGTGCGGCTAGTAACCAAATTAATTCGATTACTACATCTTGCATGGTTGATTACTAACAGGTGGAAGAAATTGGTGATTACGTTCGGTAGGCGATGTCGTTGGAAGGAGCCAAGAATTCGTTGAGTTTACAGCAAAAAAGGCCCGTGGTAAGGCACATGCATTCTACTAGTATATCTTAATAGTTTTGTGGCACTCCTTTGTAGTATAAGACATTTTCTAATACAAAGGGAGTATCAAAAAATGTTTTATATTTCGATACGATGGGAGTAGTACTTATAGGGGAGAGGGTGGATGCAGAGTATTGCTTGCTGGGCCAGTGATTCTCTGCTTCATAGTTTCCCGTGCATGCACATGCTTAAGCAAAATGGTCGATGCAGCCAGAAATATCATTACTCATTCGCAACTAGTAGAAACTACTtgcttcaaaaaaaaaaactagtaGAAACTACTCCCCTTGCAAAAAAAAAACTACTAAAAAAACATTAGTAGAAACCATCTTAATGAAAAGAAAATCTCTAAGTGCGAGAAGCATAAATTTTACATGTACGGATTCCTTCAATTCTTATTTGGCAAATGCTTCAAGAGTACGAGGTCCTTTTTTAAGAAACAACTCGCACTAATTCTTCTTTTAGGAACAGCTCGCATTTAATGCGTAGCCACCGTCACAGAAAAGAGCGCTCGTACCCGAAACTGCTCTACACACGATAAAAGCGTACACGATGTGAAGACGACTAAGTATCCAGCTGCCGTTGCTCTCCTGTACATCTGCATGTGTGGCTGGATTTCACTGTCGTGCGTGAATCGTCTGTGTTTTATCGTCCGTATAGCACTGCTCGCTCGTACCCAGCCGTGCTAGGTTCCTCTTGTCTCCCGCCGGCGCCGACACTGGTCTATTAAAAGAAGTACTAGTTTATAAACCCGTCGCAGCAGCTAGAGCTATCCCTTCGGGGTCATCCGATAAAATTGGAATGATACAAAAaagattagcatggcccctgcgcaaggatAACACACACAAATCGAAAAATGCTCCAAATTTTTCTGAGGTTGCACGGTACTACACTCTTGTATTGTTCGAGGATTCAGGCAGCGGTCCATGTAGCCTTCTTTGCAGGTTGCATGCTTGCAGCCCTCGCGTGCACTGCATTTTTACATAAAGGTCCTTGTAGGTCCATGTTTGCTCTATTTCCAATCAAAAAGTTCTTACAGCTGCAGATATCACGTCCATAATTAACCTTCTGGAACCTGTTCTTTGTCAGCAGGAAACCGTAGAAATGGGTGGTTGGTGCCTTGTCCCGTTCGACTTATCGTGTCTTGGTCACCAAACTAGGTTTACCGCGACGTTGAGTCAGTTACAACATCTATCGGCCAGCGCTACGCTACGCTACGTATCTGTGTTATGAGAGTGCGTGCGGCGCTCAACTGTCGCATGTCTTCATGCTATGCTGGCAAAATATACAGATAAGGCGGGCGGTTGTGCACCAGGCCAGCTTTCAGTTGCATGCAATCATATCCCAGTTGATCAATCTGTGCTGGATCATTATTCCACGTACGCCATTCTGTTCCAATCATTCTCTTTACTTCCTTTTTCCCTTCTTATTTGCATATATTCCTTTGTATACACATGTATTCATTTTATCCTTTGTACTCCGTATACACATTATTCCTTGTACAtatttatacacacacacacaaacaataACCTCACAAATTAGGAGACCATACACCATAATATGTACTAGTAGTACATGTATATGCATGGTATGCCATGCAATGCATATGCACATAGGACTCCTGCGAGCATCGGCGTAGGTACGTACGTAGCCCTAGCGGGCATCGTCTTGCCTCTTGTAAACCCTCACTTTGAGCCCGTCCTTCATGTGGAGTATGATGGACAGCTTGGGCCTCACCACGGCACCGGCGGCGACCTCCACCCGGAACCGCGGCAGGACGGCGGCGACCACGGCCTTCATCTGCGTGAACGCCAGGTCCTTGCCCAGGCACGTCCGGGGCCCCACGTTGAACGCCACGAACTTGTACGACGGCTCGTGCCGCAGCCGCCCCTCCGCCGTCAGCCACCGCTCCGGCCGGAACTCCAGGCAGTCCTTGCCCCACACCGACTCCATGCGTCCCATCGAGTAGAACGACACGATCACCCTCCTCGTAGGCCGCACGGCCGGCCCGCTCGGCAGCGTGTCTGGCCGCGCTCCCGCCTTGTGCTCGAACGGCACCGGCGGGTACAGCCGGAGCGACTCCGACAGGGCCGCGTGCAGGTAGACCAGCCGCTTCAGATCGGCCGCGCTGGGGAGGCCGCCAGACGGCAGGGTCTCACGGAGCTCGGCGAGGATCCTGGCCTCGACGTCGGGGTGGTTGGACAGCAGCCAGAAGAACCATGTCAGGGCGGAGCTCGTCGTGTCGCGGCCGGCGATCATGAGGTTCAGCGTCGTGTCGCGCAAGAAGCGATCGAACTCGTTCCCGTCCTTGCCTACCTCGTCTTGGCATGCCATGTACAACGTGAGAAGATCAGCGGCGTCGCTGGCGTTGGCGTCGGCACTGGCCGCGCGCTCTCGCCCTAGCGAGACGAACTCGGCGATAGACGCGTCGAGCACCTGCTGAGCCCTGGTCATCTTCTTGTGATGGCCGATGTTGAGGTAGGTCTGGAGCCTCAGCCAGGCAATGGGCGTCACGTGCCTGTAGAACAGCACCGCCTCGGCCTCGTCCATGGCCGCCGCGAATGGCACTCGCGGGAAGTCGGCGGCCAGGCAGCCGGGATCCATACCGAATATGAACATCGCCGTGAGGTCGAACGTCAGGCGCATGAACACGTCCTGCAAGTCGACGACCGCGCCGCCGGCAGCGACGCCGTCGAGGAGCGGCACGAGCCCCTCGTCGAGCTTGCGCGCGGTGCTCGCGGCGACAGCTGCGCGGAACCTCGCGTCCGAGAGCAGCGCGTGCGCCTTGCGCCGCTGGAACGCCCACGAATCCCCGTCGGCGTTGAAGATGCCGTTGCCGAGCACGTCGAACAGGGCCGCGAACTCCTCGCCCTTGGGGTAGTTTCCGAAGTTGGTCGTGAAGACATGCGCCACGTCCGCCGGGTTGGCCGTGAGAAGGATGTCGACGGGCGAGCCCCACGGGCCCCTGGCGACGTGCGACATCCCCGGCGCCACGCGCAGGAACTCCGTGAGCCACTCGTGCACGCGGCCGGCGTTGACGGTGATCGCCGGCACCGAGCCGACCACCGGCCAGTTCGTGGGCAGGCCGTCCCGCCGGCGATACCTGAAGAACAACAGGAACAGGAAGCAAGCgaacgacaccatgatctccgggTACTTGCCGAGGAAGCCTCGAACCCACCATGACACTTGCTCCATTTCTTTTGCGTTTGTTTACACTACCTATAGCCGGTGAAGTGTTCTTGTACAAGTGATCCAGCTGCAGAGCTAGCTAGGCTTATTATATAGTGCAAAGGTGAGGGGTTTGGGTTTAGGTGTAGACATTTGGTGCACTTTGGCTGATAATGATGTGGCAGGAGAACAGAGGTGGATGAGTAAACTCTTATTTCTACCCAAGAGACCATATTAAATCGATGAAATCACCATCTATGAGTATACTTCATGGGTGCAATTGAATTGACTGCCCTCCTAATCTCTCGTCATCTCTTCCTCTCCAGTCGACCGGTCGACGTACGTCATCAAAGGCCCACCATGGATATCGCCTCATGCATATACATCCTCGTCTCTTTCAACGTAAATGCCGGGATGCATCGCAATGGTCAGAGCGGGTCATTGTTGATATTCTTTTTTATGTGTCTTTTTGCACTCACGCGGGATTTGGTGTCCATCCAACGGAAATCAACCTGCATAAAATTTCATTAGGCCTTTTTCGGCTGGGTGCGAATCCGAGTGGATTGAAGGGGTTTGAGGTGGATTTAAACCTCTTATAAGTCAAAATATAAACCAATCCTTGCCAATCCCCTCCAATCCTTTTGGGAAAGGATTAACCGAACAAGCCTTTAAAGTGGGACTCATCTGTCATTGGGTCATAGCTTGTTCCGCAGTTCCCTCGATTCAGTATGAGGCGGTGTGGCGTCGAATCCGGCAGCACATCGTTCCATTCAGGCCAAGAAAGAGCAATTTTGGGCACATCAGGGGTGATGGAGCCCGTGGGGGAGGCCAGTGCATGGAGTTGACAACTCCAATGATGACACAGGATTTTTCACATTTGTGGCAGACTCATTGACAACAGGGTGGACGAGGTGCTGGCCTAGGCGATGGTGGGTTGCCGTCGGGGCAAGCAGATGAGCATGATGCATAGCATGCGGCGGAGCTACGGGTCCACCTTCAAACTGAGGGAACGAATGTGGGGGTCGAGGAGCTCGTGGTGTCGtcaacgtggattgcgggcggccggAGGGTGCTACGACGAGAGAAGGGAAGCCGTCATTCTTTGAGAGATAGAAAGAGAGATGCACATGAGTTCACGTCTGCAAAAACACACTTAGGTGAACATATGTAACTTTGTAAACCCTGACTTGCTAGCTTCTGGTATAACTGGTGTTTGAATTTAAATGAAAATAAATGTTCGctatttttttttttggaaaaacacAGTATAGATGTCCATCACTATGAACGCATGCACACACACCAGCATCTCTGAGAGATCGATCCAACGAGTTTTGAGATTGAAGAAGTCACTAAACACGTCTGGGTATCGATGAAAATGTAGCCTATCACTGAAAAAATCACCTTTATGATGCACGATAAAGTTTGATCCCTGATTGGTTGGGGCACCAATGCCCTCATAACCATCCAACTACACATTTGGTTCTCAAAAGAAATATGTGTTCTGACTCTGTTGTGTTGATTCATCATCGATGCCCTTCTAACACTATGCATGTGATTTTGTCATGACTAGAttcgaacattgtaatagagaggcAAATAAAGTAGCACATGAACTTGCTAAATTAGGCGGTTCATGAAAGGCTGGGGCGCTACTGTTGGTAGGGACCTACGGGTCCAAAAGACCGCCCTCCTGGAGGAGATTCGGGCCCTTGACCTCCGTGCAAATATCTCTGGGATCTCTGCGGAGGAGTGGGCCCATAGATAAAACTTGGAGGACTCCCTTATGGAGATCTATTCCAAGGAAGAGGAGTTCTGGCGCCAGCGTGGTTCTTGTAATTGGGTGCTTTTCGGTGATGCTAACACGGCCTACTTCCAGGCCATCGCTAACGGGCGTCGGAGACGCTGCTCCATCCCACTCCTTTGGGAGGGAGGACAGCTCTTCTAGGACCCCCAGGCAATTCGTGCTCTGGTGGACGACTTCTACAAGTCGTTATTTGCGGGGCGAGTTAGGGGTGGAGTCGCCCTTGCGGACCATATTTGGTTGGCCGGCTAGCGTGTCTCCTCGGAGGAGAATGCTGCCCTTCTAGCCCCCTTTGATGCTGTGGAAGTTGAAGCCTTCGTCAAGGCCATGAACCCGGCCTCGGCTCCGGGCCCGGATGGCCTCCTGGTTCGGTTCTTCCAGGCATTTTGGCTGATGGTTAAAGAGATTATCTTGGACCTTTTCCACGAGTTTGCTAGGGGGACATTGGATGTATCCCGGCTAAACTACTGGATCATCTCCTTGATCCCCAAGGTACCAGGGGCCGCTGATATCAGGCAGTTCCACCCTATCACGGTCCTTAATGTTATCTTTCGGATTCTGgctaaagggtacgccactagggcggcCCTGATCGCCCCTCAGATTCACCATCCGAACCAGTCGGCCTTTACGAAAGGCAGGTTCATTCTTGATGGGATCCTTGTACTCCACGAGATCGTCCATGAAGTTAGGAGCAAGCACCTCCGTGCGGAGTTCTTCAAGATCGACTTCCATAAAGCGTATGACACTTTCCACtggtccttccttcgggaagtgCTGCTCAAGCGTGGTTTTGATCACCACTGGGTAGCTCGGGTGATGCAGCTGGTGACAAGTGGTCGCACGGCGGTGAATGTGAATGGGGAGATTGGACCATACTTCCTGACTAGACAGGGCGTGCGGCAAGGTGATCCGATTTCCCCATTTCTCTTCAACCTTGTGGTCGACGCCTTGGCCTCGATCCTAGACTTGGCCAAACGGGCTGG from Triticum aestivum cultivar Chinese Spring chromosome 3B, IWGSC CS RefSeq v2.1, whole genome shotgun sequence includes these protein-coding regions:
- the LOC123065020 gene encoding alkane hydroxylase MAH1-like, with the translated sequence MEQVSWWVRGFLGKYPEIMVSFACFLFLLFFRYRRRDGLPTNWPVVGSVPAITVNAGRVHEWLTEFLRVAPGMSHVARGPWGSPVDILLTANPADVAHVFTTNFGNYPKGEEFAALFDVLGNGIFNADGDSWAFQRRKAHALLSDARFRAAVAASTARKLDEGLVPLLDGVAAGGAVVDLQDVFMRLTFDLTAMFIFGMDPGCLAADFPRVPFAAAMDEAEAVLFYRHVTPIAWLRLQTYLNIGHHKKMTRAQQVLDASIAEFVSLGRERAASADANASDAADLLTLYMACQDEVGKDGNEFDRFLRDTTLNLMIAGRDTTSSALTWFFWLLSNHPDVEARILAELRETLPSGGLPSAADLKRLVYLHAALSESLRLYPPVPFEHKAGARPDTLPSGPAVRPTRRVIVSFYSMGRMESVWGKDCLEFRPERWLTAEGRLRHEPSYKFVAFNVGPRTCLGKDLAFTQMKAVVAAVLPRFRVEVAAGAVVRPKLSIILHMKDGLKVRVYKRQDDAR